The proteins below are encoded in one region of Mus caroli chromosome 10, CAROLI_EIJ_v1.1, whole genome shotgun sequence:
- the LOC110303963 gene encoding tetratricopeptide repeat protein 41 isoform X2 produces MSDEASETGQRYNSQPILKRQKPIQPYICSTLDFQEERDFLAKSIFPRLNDICSSRGTYFKAVDLRWSAVKAHKSFTSNQFRQYSCLQSQHLKLSLDYVNRCFPFFICLLGQTYGDFLPDYTPFLLSQVKDFESLSKGEQNLYIAAKNGYPWVLKTPNCSLTEFEITQAAFRKKSQFQFFYFRTSNSLLRTFNEEEEEEEEKLSSAYLVNEQGKVKVGKLKAKIIGKGLPVRFYRDLEELGDMVLKDWSAVVEKLYPFTTIMGNIDYKHSFENLYHEEFVENCKQVFVTTKESNRTFEILERFAIKDLDLDTDSTIAGSGLDSILRINSLPTCKSILLLSGERGCGKSTLIANWVSNFQSKHPGVLMIPYFVGSTCESCDIMSVIHYFVMELQHRANGNQASLMGRK; encoded by the exons ATGAGCGACGAGGCAAGTGAGACAGGACAAAGATACAACAGTCAACCCATTTTAAAGCGCCAGAAACCCATCCAACCTTACATCTGTTCCACTCTAGATTTTCAAGAAGAGAGAGACTTTTTGGCCAAAAGCATCTTCCCTCGGCTTAATGACATCTGCAGCTCCCGGGGCACCTACTTCAAAGCTGTGGACTTGAGATGGTCAGCTGTGAAGGCCCATAAATCCTTCACCAGCAACCAGTTCCGACAGTACTCCTGTCTCCAGTCTCAACACCTGAAACTCTCCCTGGACTACGTGAACAGATGCTTCCCGTTTTTCATCTGCCTGCTGGGGCAGACCTACGGAGATTTCCTCCCCGACTACACACCTTTCCTGTTATCCCAAGTGAAGGACTTCGAAAGTTTATCCAAGGGAGAACAGAATCTATACATTGCTGCCAAAAATGGTTACCCCTGGGTCCTGAAGACTCCCAACTGCAGCCTGACAGAGTTCGAGATCACCCAAGCAGCATTTCGGAAGAAATCTCAGTTTCAATTTTTCTACTTCCGGACATCAAATTCACTGCTTCGAACTTttaatgaggaagaggaggaggaagaggagaagctgtCCTCAGCATATCTGGTGAACGAACAGGGCAAAGTGAAGGTTGGGAAGCTCAAGGCTAAGATCATTGGCAAAGGGCTTCCTGTCAGATTCTACAGAGACCTGGAGGAATTGGGGGATATGGTTTTGAAGGACTGGTCGGCTGTTGTGGAAAAGCTCTATCCATTCACTACAATCATGGGAAATATAG ACTACAAACACAGTTTCGAGAATTTGTATCATGAAGAGTTTGTGGAGAACTGCAAGCAAGTTTTTGTTACTACCAAGGAGTCAAACAGAACCTTTGAAATATTGGAAAGATTTGCTATAAAAGATCTTGATCTTGACACTGACAGTACTATAGCAGGTTCGGGGTTAGACTCCATTCTCAG AATCAATTCCCTTCCAACTTGTAAGTCCATTTTGCTCTTGTCTGGGGAACGCGGCTGTGGGAAGTCCACACTGATTGCCAACTGGGTCAGTAATTTCCAAAGCAAACACCCTGGAGTGCTGATGATCCCATACTTTGTGGGCAGTACGTGTGAGAGCTGTGACATCATGTCTGTGATCCACTACTTCGTCATGGAGCTTCAGCACAGAGCCAACGGTAACCAGGCCAGCCTTATGGGCAGAAAGTGA